The sequence AATTGCTTGAAACCGTAGGTCAGAGTTGGTGAGCAATAGCCTCAGTTCGTCCATAGTTGGGGCCCTATCTAAAGCATACCTTCTTGAGCTGGGAAGCATTCGAGATATCTTCTTCCAATTGATGTCAGTAATGTCGTTCATTTCCAGAAGTAGTTTGACTGGTTTCTTCACATTGCCACGGTGCTGGGTTCAATTTCCTTATTTAAAGCCCGTTCCTTCTGCTTCATTAAGTACTCTGTTATAGTCTCCTGAGCCCACTCTAGCTGTAAATTTATGGCGGGCCCGCGGGGATTCGAACCCCGGACATCCAGCCGGTTAAACCGGTCTCCGGCTCCGCAGGCCAGCGTCCTAGTCCTGACTTTCCGAACTTCCTCTAGACGACGGGCCCACAATAAGCGAAATAGTTTCCTTGCTAAAAAGGTCTTCCATACATATTAGTTATGCAAAATATTTTTCGGTAGTCTCGAGATTACAAAATAGAGGCGTTGAACTGATTGAGTGAACCTAAACCAGTCTATAAGCACTGGATTGAAACCGTCGTAGACGACCTCGTTAAAAGAGGAGACGTACCTACCGTTCTCAGTACTGCTAAAACTCCGAGTGGGCCAATTCACATTGGGATCAGCCGGGAACTTGTCTATTGTAGCGTTTTTGAGAAGCTTTTGGAGGAGAGGGGGGTTGAAACTGACTTCATTTTTACAGTCGATGATATGGATTCGATTAAAAAGTTTCCGCCGGGTGTTCCAGAGGCTTTCATGAAGCATAGCGAGTATATTGGAAAACCTATGGTCGATGTTCCATGCCCGTATGGCGATTGTGAAAACTGGGGGAAACACTACGCTCAAGAGCTTATTGATACCTTCAATGATTTCGGTCTTTACCCGAGGGTTATCTGGGCGCATAAATTATACATGACGAAGGAAATGAAGGATGCTATCCGTTTATCCCTAAAAAATGTGGAGACTATCCGTCAAATCCTTAAAGATATAATGGAACCCACTTTATCAGGGAGTCAACTTGAAGCTTTCCGACGAGAATTACCAACGTGGTATCCCTGTCTCGTCGTCTGTGAACAATGGGGACTACTTAAGCCTACCGTGGTAACTGGTTACGATCCGAATCGAGACACTGTTTCCTATAAATGTTCAGCCTGTGGTTATGCTGGTGAAATGTCGATCAGTAGGGGTAGGGTGAAATTAAGATGGCGGGTTGACTGGGCTGCAAAATGGGCGATTTTTCGGGTGAGCTGTGAACCTGCAGGGAAGGATCACTGTGTAAAAGGCGGAGCATATGATACGGGTGAAGCCATCTGTCAAAAAGTGTTTGGATGGAAGGGGCCGTATCGGGTGCCATATGAATGGTTCCTCTTGGGAGCTCACGCGATGAAGACTCATAAGGGCATATCATTCACCTGGCCTGAGTGGTTAGCAATTGCTCCCCCCGAAGTTCTTCGGTACATGGTTCTGCGCGAAGATCCACGGAAACACATCAGCTTTGAACCCGAAAGAATTCCCCAGCTAATAGACGAGTTTGAACGCGCAGAACAAATCTACTTCGACCGTGCGAAGGCATCCAACTCTGTTGAGGAGAGAAATCTTAAGTTGATTTATCCCTTCTGTATTCCAAATCATCCCCCGAAAGCATTGCCTGTTAGGCTTCCATACCGTTTTGCGGTAATTTTATCCCAACTGGATCCTCTACTTGGCAAGGAGGGAGTTCGTAAAAAAGCAATAGCCGTTACCGAAAAACTCTACAAAAGAGCCGAATTAACTGAAACTGAGATCCGTGCCTTAGAGAAAACCCTTGAGAGGGCTAGGTATTGGGTTGGCCATTATGCTCCAGATGAAATGAAAATAGTCATTACCCCAACTGTAAGTAAAGAAATTATTCAAAAACTGAGTGAAAAGCAACGGCTTGGGATTAAACTTCTAGTTGAACGTTTTGGTTCCAAAGAATGGACTGAACAAGAACTCCAAAACGAGATCTTCAATATAGGAAACCAAATCGGAATCAAAACGAAGATCTTTGAAGCAGCTTACCTAATCTTCCTCGGGAAGCCCTTTGGCCCACGTCTTGCATCTTTCCTGCTTTCTCTTGATCAAGATTTTGTAATACAACGGTTAAAACAAGTCACCGAACAAGAGGCAACCTAGCGTATGCGAACTGAGCCTATGTTTAATGAACCCAACTTTATTGCAGTGCTCGATTTCGGCGCTCAATACGCGCATCTTATAGCTCGGCGTATTCGGGAATGCCAAGTCTACTCAGAATTACTTCCGCATAAAACATCCCCAGATGAACTGAGGAAGCTTCATCCAAAAGGTATTATTCTTTCTGGAGGTCCAGCCAGTGTATATGCTAAAGATGCGCCAACTTGTGATCCCAAAATATTCAGTTTGGGTATTCCTATTCTAGGTATCTGTTACGGCATGCAACTTATGGCGCATATGCTTGGCGGATCAGTTTCTAAGGCTGAACGAGGGGAATATGGTAGAGTCCAATTAATAATTGATGATCATTCAGATATCTTCAAGGGGTTGCCGCAGAACCTTAATGTTTGGATGAGTCATGGAGACAGAGTAATTAAACTCCCGAAAGGTTTTAACATTATTGCACACACCGCTAACTCACCTATCGCTGCAATGGGAGATAAGAAACGGAAACTATATGGAGTTCAATTCCATCCGGAAGTTACCAACACCGACCAAGGGAAAGAAATTCTAAAAGGCTTTATTTACGCGATCTGCGGATGCGAGCCATCATGGACGATGCAGGGTTTCGTGGAGAAAACAATTACTAAGCTTAAGGAACAAATTGGAGATGACCGGGTTATTTGTGCTTTAAGTGGTGGCGTAGATTCTTCAACAACAGCAACCCTCGTTCACAGAGCAGTCGGCAACCGTTTAACCTGCATTTTCGTCGATCACGGTTTTATGCGAAAGAATGAATCTGAACAAATTCTCAAGACTTTCAGGGATAACCTAGAGATGAATCTCATTTACGTTGATGCCAAAGCCCGGTTTATGAAAAAGTTGGAGGGTGTTACTGACCCTGAGGAAAAGCGCCTAATTATGGGAGAGGAATTTGTTAGGGTGTTTGAGGAAGAGGCACGGAAGCTTGGTAAGGTCGAATGGCTGGCACAGGGGACGCTTTACCCCGATGTTATTGAGAGTGCAGGCACGGATAGTCCAGCCTCGCGAATTAAAACCCATCACAATGTCGCTGGTTTACCGAGACAGATGAATCTCAAATTGATCGAGCCGCTGCGTGGGCTATACAAGGATGAGGTGCGGGATGTAGCCCGTCTTTTAGGGTTGCCAGAAGAGATAATCACTCGTCATCCATTTCCTGGACCTGGCCTAGCTGTTCGAATCATTGGAGCAATTACGCAGGAAAAGTTAACCATCTGTCGTGAAGCCAGCGCTATCCTTGAGGAGGAACTGAAAAAAGCCGGAATATACGACACTGTTTGGCAAGCTTTCGCGGTTGTAGGCGACGACAAAGCAGTTGGAGTTAAGGGAGATGAACGACAACTCGGCTATATCGTTACACTCCGCATCGTTCAATCTGTAGACGCTATGACCGCTGATTGGTTTTGGCTTCCCCGTGAGTTGGTAGAGAAGATTAGCAACCGAATCACAAATGAAGTTCCCAATGTGACCTGGGTGACTTATACGGTAAGCTCAAAACCCCCCAGCACCATTGAACCTTGCTGAAGGTTAAGTTTGCAAGTGTAATTTGAATTGCCTACTAAAAGGGAGAAAGAAATAAAAATTAAGACCCACATTTGAGTGAAGAAATACCATTGGAGACTAAGTAGTATGATTGAAAGAGAAGAGATGCAAGAACTGGTAATGAGATACCGGCAACCCGTAGGCGTGGTTATTGGTTCGCATTCTGCTCTTGATGCAATGGCTGGTCTGAGAAATTATGGAATAAAAGGGTTAGTATATACAACGAGGGCACGGGCTGCTATTTACTTACGTGAACCTCGCGTTGGAGACCCAAACGAGGAAGTAGAGGATCTGCCGGCAGTCGTCAGACGGGATCTTATTGTAGCAGATGACATTTCAGATATTCTTCGAAGAAAGGCTGCTTCTTGGAAAGAGGCGATTTTAATCTTAGATCGATATGAAGATATATTGAAACCTGAGAATCAAAGTGGTCTGATAGAGTTAGAGGGCATACAAATCCCCAATCGTGCATTTGCCACGTACGTCGGCGGCGAAGCCTGCGCAGAAATCGAGAATAAATTTCATGTCCCGATCTTCGGTTCACGAAGACTTCTAAAAATTGAAAATCGTGAAGAAGTCGAAAAGAATTATTATTGGTATTTAGAACAGGCTGGCATACCGCATCCTAAAGAGTTTAAATATGAAGTAGTCAACGATGGCATAAGGTTTCTAGAGAAGGTTTCTCAGCCGGTAGTTCTTAAGGTCCCTCACGCCAGTAGGCGGTTTGAGAGAGGCTTCATTTTCGCCTCAGATGGTGAAGCCTTGGAAAATGAAGTGAAGAAGGAGCTGGCAAGGGGGCAGATCATCGCGGAAGATCTAAAATTTGGTCGAGCTGAAGAGTATGTCCCCGGGGTTACAGCTAATTTCAACTTCTTCTATTCACCTATCAACGCTGAGGAAAACTGGGGGGAAATCGAACGTTACGTCAGCCGCTTCAGTTTAGCAAATGAATTTCTCTCAATCGACGAGCGACGAGAAACCACCCATGATGGAATTACAAGGATGTTAGCTAGAGATCAGATTACCGCAGATTGGAGTAAAACACCTTACCCGGTTACCTTCGAGGTTACCGCTCATGCACTCATAAGTCTGAGAGAATCCTTGTTAAGAAAAATATACCCGATTGCTGATGCCTTTGTAGAGCTTACCCAGAAATTGGAACCCCCTGGTATGATTGGCGCCTACTGTATCCAAACATTGATAACCTTCGAAGAACTTCCGATGGTTGAGGCTGTCCAACAAGGGGTTTACGACTCAGCTGGAGCAACTCTTTTCGACTTTGTTCCAAAAACTCAAGATATAGCCGTTCGGCACGGCGGTGGAACCAACGTTCACATGGGTCTCGGTTCCCAATATGCTAACGCTAAGTACAATCGTCCCCTAAGTACTGGTGACAGAATCGCGTTGGAACTTAGGAGGGCCAAAGAAAAAGGTAAACTAGAACTGATCGTTACGTAACATTTTCATCAGCAAATCCTTTTTATTACTGTGTTCTTTTTTCTTAGGAAGGAAGCTCTAAGATGTCTTCGCGTAGGAGGCTTATCCGCTGCCCAAAATGCGGGGATGAATTTGACATTTCCTACGCCCGAACATTCGGCTGTGGAAGTTGCCCCTCCCTTGTGCAATGTGCGATGGTTAAATGTCCAACTTGTGGGCACGAATTTCCTAATCCGACGTATCCTCAGGTGTAATGAATGGGGAAACGGCAGAGAGTCATTGTTCGGTGGACAGCCCCAAAGGAATTGGTTGCGCTCACTGTTTTCATCGCCACGATTTCATTGCTTGAAGCTATCTTAGTCACTTACTTTTGGTCACTGGGTATGACGGACTTTATACTCTTACTTCTACCATTGATTGGCGTTGTGATCGCCTTAACATTTTCATGGGCTTATCTAACGGAGCAAATCGCAATTGTCCCTCAAAAGGCAAAGGCGAAAGAGAAGCGTGGTAGGCACTCCTTTTTTAGATTAGGTAAATTATCATCGATGCTTTCAAGCGGCAGAACATCTTGGGAAATAACCTTTCGAAGTACAGCCATCATGGTGGCAGCCTTCCTTATACCTGTAGGGGCAATTTACATCTTAACATCCCAGTGGATAGTTCAATTCCTCACTTTCCTCAAACCCTTAGTAGAGATTGAAGTTGTTTGGAAATATCTTCTTGTTCAAGATGTGCCTGCGATGATTGCCGGGTTGTTCGTACTATTAATGGGTCGTCGAAGAGCTTAATTCTGATATCTAAATAGCCCTTTTAACCTTGAAAGTTAATCTATTTCTGTCTTGATGGCATATGATTTCATTGGGAGTTGAGAATTTTGGCAGATCGCCCTAGGTTTGGCCCAGCTGGGAAACCCCCTCGTTTTAAAGGGGCTATGTCTGAAATTCCCAAATTCCTTCATGAAGAAGGGTTAGATGCCTTTGAATATCAGGCAGTTCGCGGTGTCAGAATCAGCCAAAATGATGCTAAGAATCTTGGATCTAACGGGACAAAATATGATGTTTGGCTTACCTTACATGGACCTTACTTCATCAATCTATGTGGGGAAAAAGCGGTTGTGGACGCTAGTAAACAACGCCTTATCGACAGTTTAAAAGCCGCCAGTTGGATGGGGGCTCATCAAGTAGTCTTCCATCCAGGCTATTATGGTATGAGATCGGAGCAAGAGGCCCTTGATCTATGTGTTCAAGCCCTACAGGAAGTAGTTGAATTAGCGGAAAGGCTGGGTATTCATGGGGTAAGACTTGGACCGGAAACTACTGGAAAGCCAACGCAGGTCGGTAGTTTAGATGAAATTTTAACTATCTGCACTAAGGTGGAGGCCACTTCTCCGACTATTGACTGGGCGCACATTCACGCCCGAGGCAACGGTGTAATCAAAAGTCGGGAAGACTATGTTAAGCTAATTGATCTCATTGAGAAGAAACTTGGTTCAGAGGCGGTTAAAAACATGCACTGTCATTACACTCCGGTAGAATTTACTTCCAAAGGGGAGAGATGTCATCATACTATGGATGAACCGGGTTTTGGACCGGACTTCAAACCATTAGCCGAACTTATCGTCCAACTTGGTCTTAAGCCAATCATAATCAGTGAGTCGCCTGTGCTAGATCTTGATTCAATAAAAATGCAAAAAATGGTTAAGGAGGCTTTAAACGCAAAGAAATAGCTTAGCTACACGTTCACTTCAGTGAAACTTTCCTACCTAGGGCTGCTAGAATGAGGTTTTCCCCATTTTTATACTCCTCAAGTAAGATTTTTCCCGTTTCTGTAAGTCGTGCACCTCCACCACCCTTAAAACCGCCTTTGAATGTCTCAACCGGGGGCTCTCCTAAGCGTGCCCGCATTTTTTCCAGATAGTTCCATAAAAATCTGTAGGAGATGGATAGACTATTAGCCGCTCCGCTAATGGATTTATTTTGGTTGATCGCCGCGAGAATTTCTGCTCCACCCCTTCCTATTACCGGTTTCCCATTATATTCCAGCCATAAACGTACTCTTGGAACAAGTTTGTCTCTATTAATTGTCAACTTTCTCACCAATTACTAGTCTTAAACCCTTATCCATTGCAACTACAACTCTGATTTATTAAGTAGTAGGCATCGTCAACTATAAAAGTTCGACTTGTACAATTATGCCTAACGATATTCTATGCCATACGTTAAAAACCTGTTAAAATAAAAATTAGGAAGCATACTTGAGATGAGCTGCCAATGGCTAAACTGAGAGGTTTTACAAAACTAACTAACGTCGATGAGGCTCTGAGAAAATTAGTTAGTCACGCCAAGGTATCGGTGTTAGAGCCTGAAACCGTTACGTTAAACGAAGCGCTTGGGCGAGTGCTTGCCGTAGACATCATCGCTCCGCGTGACCTCCCAAATTTTGATCGCTCAGCTGTTGACGGGTATGCTGTATTCGCCTCAGACACATTTGGGGCTTCAGAATTTAATCCGAAAAAAATCCGCTTGGTAACTGGTGACCAAATTAAGCCTGGTACAGCTGTGCGAGTATGGACTGGTTCGGCAATGCCAGCTGGAGCGGATGCCGTAGTTATGCTTGAGTTCGTACGCCCCCATGAAGATTCAATTGAAGTTTTAAAGCCAGTAGTTCCAGGTCAGAATGTATCACCTAAGGGCGAGGACATTCCTCAGGGGGAAATAGCGCTAAAGAAAGGACAGAGGCTTCGTCCTCAAGACCTGGGACTAATTGCTGCTCTAGGTTTTGTTCAAGTGAAGGTTGTTCGAAAACCCAAGATAGCTGTTCTTTCCACAGGGGATGAACTCGTTGAACTCGGTTCCATCCCGAAAAAAGGTCAAGTGATTGACACCAACCGGCTAATTCTTCAAGCAATGATCAAGGAGCTTGGAGGAGCTCCTCAAGATCTAGGCATCGTCAAAGACGAACTAAACGAGATCACTGAACGAATTGCAGCTGGATTAGCAACTACGGACATGGTTATTACAACTGGCGGAACAAGCGTGGGAAAGTTAGATCTCGTTCCAGATGCGATAAACAAACTTGGCAACCCAGGCATGCTCGTTCACGGGATTGCCATGCGTCCTGGTAGACCAACCGGTTTAGCCGTGGTGGATGGGAAGCCGATTTTAACCTTTCCGGGAAACCCAGTTGCTGCAATGTTTAGTTTTGAGGTTTTTGCTCGCCCTTTAATTTTAAAAATGCTCGGAATCGCCGCGGAGCCCCGTCCGACGGTTAACGCAAAATTGACGCGAAGAATTGCATCTACACTTGGAACAAAAGTCTTTCTTCGGGTATGGGTCTTCGAGAAAAATGGGATGTTGTTTGCTGAACCCATTCGGACAACGGGTTCGGGTATACTGACAACGATGACCAAAGCCAATGGATACGTAGTGATTCCTGAAACACGAGAATTCTTAGAGGCAGATGAAATGGTTACAGTACACCTACTCAATCCAGTCGGGGGAGGCTAATGTCTCGGCGCTTACTCTCACTAGAGGAAGCAACTGCGGTAATTCAACAATATTATAAACCGGAGCAGATCGGTAGAGAAAGAGTTCAGTTGGAATTTGCGTATGGGCGAGTATTAGCCGACGATATCGTTTCGCCGATTAACGTCCCCCCATTTGATCGATCAACAGTCGATGGGTATGCTGTTCAAGCCTCAAGCACATTTGGGGCTGAAGAGGATAAACCCATCACTCTAACTCTTTTAGGAAGGATAAGCGCCGGACAGGTTTCACAGGTAACGGTTAAACCCGAAACCGCTGTCGGAATCGCAACTGGGGCTCCCTTGCCAGCTGGGGCAGATGCTGTGGTCATGCTCGAGCACACAACAGTTTCAGCTGATAAAGTAAAAATTTACCGACCCGTAGCTCCAGGTGAAAATGTTCTACGTGCTGGAGCTGACATAAAGGCTAAGGAAGTGGTTCTGAAAAAAATGCAGCACCTCGGCGCCCGGGAACTCGGGGTCTTGGCTGCAATCGGAATGCCGTCAGTGATGGTCTACAAGAAGCCGAGGGTGTCGATTCTATCAACAGGGGGCGAACTAGTCAGACCAGGTAAGCCGCTTGAACCCGGCAAGATCTATGACATAAATCAGAGTACGTTAGTTGCCTCAGTTATCGAGTGCAATTGTAAACCAATTCCTTTGGGAATAATTCCAGATGATCCTCAAGGGATGAAGTCAAC comes from Candidatus Bathyarchaeota archaeon and encodes:
- the guaA gene encoding glutamine-hydrolyzing GMP synthase, translated to MFNEPNFIAVLDFGAQYAHLIARRIRECQVYSELLPHKTSPDELRKLHPKGIILSGGPASVYAKDAPTCDPKIFSLGIPILGICYGMQLMAHMLGGSVSKAERGEYGRVQLIIDDHSDIFKGLPQNLNVWMSHGDRVIKLPKGFNIIAHTANSPIAAMGDKKRKLYGVQFHPEVTNTDQGKEILKGFIYAICGCEPSWTMQGFVEKTITKLKEQIGDDRVICALSGGVDSSTTATLVHRAVGNRLTCIFVDHGFMRKNESEQILKTFRDNLEMNLIYVDAKARFMKKLEGVTDPEEKRLIMGEEFVRVFEEEARKLGKVEWLAQGTLYPDVIESAGTDSPASRIKTHHNVAGLPRQMNLKLIEPLRGLYKDEVRDVARLLGLPEEIITRHPFPGPGLAVRIIGAITQEKLTICREASAILEEELKKAGIYDTVWQAFAVVGDDKAVGVKGDERQLGYIVTLRIVQSVDAMTADWFWLPRELVEKISNRITNEVPNVTWVTYTVSSKPPSTIEPC
- a CDS encoding TIM barrel protein, whose translation is MADRPRFGPAGKPPRFKGAMSEIPKFLHEEGLDAFEYQAVRGVRISQNDAKNLGSNGTKYDVWLTLHGPYFINLCGEKAVVDASKQRLIDSLKAASWMGAHQVVFHPGYYGMRSEQEALDLCVQALQEVVELAERLGIHGVRLGPETTGKPTQVGSLDEILTICTKVEATSPTIDWAHIHARGNGVIKSREDYVKLIDLIEKKLGSEAVKNMHCHYTPVEFTSKGERCHHTMDEPGFGPDFKPLAELIVQLGLKPIIISESPVLDLDSIKMQKMVKEALNAKK
- a CDS encoding DUF1297 domain-containing protein, which codes for MIEREEMQELVMRYRQPVGVVIGSHSALDAMAGLRNYGIKGLVYTTRARAAIYLREPRVGDPNEEVEDLPAVVRRDLIVADDISDILRRKAASWKEAILILDRYEDILKPENQSGLIELEGIQIPNRAFATYVGGEACAEIENKFHVPIFGSRRLLKIENREEVEKNYYWYLEQAGIPHPKEFKYEVVNDGIRFLEKVSQPVVLKVPHASRRFERGFIFASDGEALENEVKKELARGQIIAEDLKFGRAEEYVPGVTANFNFFYSPINAEENWGEIERYVSRFSLANEFLSIDERRETTHDGITRMLARDQITADWSKTPYPVTFEVTAHALISLRESLLRKIYPIADAFVELTQKLEPPGMIGAYCIQTLITFEELPMVEAVQQGVYDSAGATLFDFVPKTQDIAVRHGGGTNVHMGLGSQYANAKYNRPLSTGDRIALELRRAKEKGKLELIVT
- a CDS encoding molybdopterin molybdotransferase MoeA, which gives rise to MAKLRGFTKLTNVDEALRKLVSHAKVSVLEPETVTLNEALGRVLAVDIIAPRDLPNFDRSAVDGYAVFASDTFGASEFNPKKIRLVTGDQIKPGTAVRVWTGSAMPAGADAVVMLEFVRPHEDSIEVLKPVVPGQNVSPKGEDIPQGEIALKKGQRLRPQDLGLIAALGFVQVKVVRKPKIAVLSTGDELVELGSIPKKGQVIDTNRLILQAMIKELGGAPQDLGIVKDELNEITERIAAGLATTDMVITTGGTSVGKLDLVPDAINKLGNPGMLVHGIAMRPGRPTGLAVVDGKPILTFPGNPVAAMFSFEVFARPLILKMLGIAAEPRPTVNAKLTRRIASTLGTKVFLRVWVFEKNGMLFAEPIRTTGSGILTTMTKANGYVVIPETREFLEADEMVTVHLLNPVGGG
- the lysS gene encoding lysine--tRNA ligase gives rise to the protein MSEPKPVYKHWIETVVDDLVKRGDVPTVLSTAKTPSGPIHIGISRELVYCSVFEKLLEERGVETDFIFTVDDMDSIKKFPPGVPEAFMKHSEYIGKPMVDVPCPYGDCENWGKHYAQELIDTFNDFGLYPRVIWAHKLYMTKEMKDAIRLSLKNVETIRQILKDIMEPTLSGSQLEAFRRELPTWYPCLVVCEQWGLLKPTVVTGYDPNRDTVSYKCSACGYAGEMSISRGRVKLRWRVDWAAKWAIFRVSCEPAGKDHCVKGGAYDTGEAICQKVFGWKGPYRVPYEWFLLGAHAMKTHKGISFTWPEWLAIAPPEVLRYMVLREDPRKHISFEPERIPQLIDEFERAEQIYFDRAKASNSVEERNLKLIYPFCIPNHPPKALPVRLPYRFAVILSQLDPLLGKEGVRKKAIAVTEKLYKRAELTETEIRALEKTLERARYWVGHYAPDEMKIVITPTVSKEIIQKLSEKQRLGIKLLVERFGSKEWTEQELQNEIFNIGNQIGIKTKIFEAAYLIFLGKPFGPRLASFLLSLDQDFVIQRLKQVTEQEAT
- a CDS encoding LysR family transcriptional regulator; its protein translation is MVRKLTINRDKLVPRVRLWLEYNGKPVIGRGGAEILAAINQNKSISGAANSLSISYRFLWNYLEKMRARLGEPPVETFKGGFKGGGGARLTETGKILLEEYKNGENLILAALGRKVSLK